From Alienimonas californiensis, a single genomic window includes:
- a CDS encoding 1-(5-phosphoribosyl)-5-[(5-phosphoribosylamino)methylideneamino]imidazole-4-carboxamide isomerase: MTPLEILPAIDLRGGKCVRLRQGDYNQETVFGDDPAAVAAGFVAAGATRIHVVDLDAAKSGARTNGEQIKAIVAAAGNVPVQLGGGVRDDAAIDFALNELGVDRTVVGSAAVKNPDWFATAVEARPGKLVLGLDYRGGEVATDGWTASSGLSAVELAKRFAGLPLGAAVCTDIADDGMMAGISDTALRSLAAFADLGLPVIASGGVSSADEVRKVAALRREHPNVVGAIVGRAIYEGALTVEDAIAATL; encoded by the coding sequence ATGACGCCCCTCGAGATTCTCCCGGCCATCGACCTGCGCGGCGGGAAGTGCGTCCGGCTGCGGCAGGGCGATTACAACCAGGAGACGGTCTTCGGCGACGACCCGGCCGCGGTCGCCGCGGGCTTCGTCGCGGCGGGGGCGACGCGGATTCACGTCGTCGATCTGGACGCCGCCAAGTCCGGCGCCCGCACCAACGGGGAGCAGATCAAGGCGATCGTCGCCGCGGCGGGAAACGTGCCGGTGCAGCTCGGCGGCGGGGTGCGGGACGACGCGGCGATCGACTTCGCCCTGAACGAACTCGGCGTGGACCGCACCGTTGTCGGCAGTGCCGCGGTGAAGAACCCGGATTGGTTCGCCACCGCGGTCGAGGCCCGGCCGGGCAAGCTGGTGCTCGGGCTCGACTACCGCGGCGGGGAGGTGGCGACCGACGGCTGGACGGCCTCCAGCGGCCTGTCGGCGGTGGAACTGGCGAAGCGGTTCGCCGGCCTGCCGCTGGGAGCCGCCGTCTGCACGGACATTGCCGACGACGGCATGATGGCCGGGATCTCCGACACCGCCCTGCGGTCGCTGGCCGCCTTCGCGGACCTCGGCCTGCCGGTGATTGCCAGCGGCGGGGTCAGCTCCGCCGACGAGGTCCGGAAGGTCGCGGCCCTGCGGCGGGAGCACCCGAACGTCGTCGGAGCAATCGTCGGCCGGGCGATCTATGAGGGTGCCTTGACCGTCGAAGACGCGATCGCGGCGACGTTGTAG